Genomic window (Microbacterium oxydans):
TCCGGCGCGAGCGGCGACTGCGGCAGCATGCCCAGGGTGCGGGCGACGTGGCGTGAGGGCTGCTCGGAGATCGACTTCCCATCGAGCAGCACCGTGCCCGAGGTCGGAGCGAGCAGCCGGGCCAGTCCGCGCAGCAGGGTGGACTTGCCGCACGCGTTCGCGCCGACGATCACGGTGACCTTGCCGTCCGGGATGGCGAGCGACAGATCGGTCACGACGTCGCGCGTGCCGTATGAGAGCGTGACGTGCTCCGCGCGCAGGCGCGACGGGGTGGGCAGGGAGGGGGTCATGGCGTTGATCCGTTCGTTCGGCGGCGCCGCTGGAGCAGATAGAGGAGGTACGGTGCGCCGACGAGGGCGGTCAGCACCCCCACGGGGAGTTGGAAGGGCAGCGCGGTGCGGGCGACCGTGTCGGCCACCAGCACGAGGAGCGCACCGGTGAGGCCGGAGAGGAGCGGGGGGATGTCGGGCACCGCGCCGACGCGTCGTGCGACCTGGCCCGACACCAGCGCGACGAACGCGACCGGTCCCGCGGCCGACGTCGCCAGGGCGGCCAGGCACACGGAGATGATCAGGAGAACGACGCGCATGCGTCCGGTGCGCACGCCCCATCCGGACGCCACGTCGTCGTCGAAGATCAGGGCCCGACCGGTGTGGGCGAGCACGAGGGTGAGCGGGAGGAGCACCGCCAGGCCGAGCGCGACGGGGAGAGCGTCGTCCCATCCGCGGGCGTTGAGGCTGCCGGTGAGCCAGACCGCGGAGCGCTGCGCGTCGTACACGTCGATGCGGGTGAGGAGGTACTGCGTCACCCCGGTGAGGGCGGTGGACATGGCGATCCCGATCAACAGGATGCGCCGCCCTCGCAGGGAGCGGTCCCGCGCGAGCAGAGCGATCAGCGTCGCGGCCACCAGGCCACCCGCCAGCGCGGCCAGGGGGATCGGCACCGCTCCGACGGGGCCGCCGAGCGAGCCGATCGCGATCACGGCGACCACCGCGGTGGACGCGCCGGCGCCGATGCCCAGGACGTCGGGGCTTGCGAGCGGGTTGCGCAGCACGCTCTGGCTGAGTCCCCCGGCGATCCCGAACGCCGCTCCGACCACGAGGGCGAGCAC
Coding sequences:
- a CDS encoding FecCD family ABC transporter permease, translated to MTAAITPGIRAILPRPRPRRRVVIAVVTTAVLLLLACVIALSLGDRATAPAALWEALQGRGEENTVYAVLEVRLPRVVLALVVGAAFGIAGGLSQSVLRNPLASPDVLGIGAGASTAVVAVIAIGSLGGPVGAVPIPLAALAGGLVAATLIALLARDRSLRGRRILLIGIAMSTALTGVTQYLLTRIDVYDAQRSAVWLTGSLNARGWDDALPVALGLAVLLPLTLVLAHTGRALIFDDDVASGWGVRTGRMRVVLLIISVCLAALATSAAGPVAFVALVSGQVARRVGAVPDIPPLLSGLTGALLVLVADTVARTALPFQLPVGVLTALVGAPYLLYLLQRRRRTNGSTP